The Drosophila mauritiana strain mau12 chromosome 2R, ASM438214v1, whole genome shotgun sequence genome has a segment encoding these proteins:
- the LOC117135715 gene encoding uncharacterized protein LOC117135715 isoform X1, with amino-acid sequence MFGSKLRSWMETHIVRPRKKGSKHKQGTVDAGISCAGKKAGTLPTQGSNLTSPVLTSSGSHSIASPVRRREVSPIQCHPPSRRYGWQSPDEDSYVIASPKSDNLLYAPQCYQPHQPLQQASHHLSVPNSKETSYAEKSPTRVNCSSSSISSLSWSTGSKEPSSGKQATFREQPLNGEYHIPPEEEVEYEEVGALLLRPAPPIAEQQRPQSENLSAVRLIYEEEPRQSKNHVRYGRLLPSKLAPVQLGESLDNLTATPPIPPASLTGSRMRTPRGIQRNNFMSGPRPHSLPSPESAYSTGYSTDGTSPCAASNYNPPEYYINMRSGTHYFPKSVNSLAVEAQRYKFGLNRIEEMSPMDPLPKSNFATATHGLESSPSPLALRQQSKLFESPSPRQRCRIRTNPWYNTGELLPTSSGPTRMDLDATSTTSTTSSGIKSSNELEVPVAKTIANKAGKPVPYAATPNCRATPSQAAKQADMDIVGGGPGVAPGAGVVYESEGSSTSTEVENMHAPHTIKRRHLEHAETTTTSAPVAAGGGTGATTTSFVLSDDEATLNEMIGKFDESYIYEKETDILSSDSDLTDCCASELDTGQDAGDECDTDELLDIDFIDTSSMQEVELDRKDLSRNLGNCHYYSNHPISPMLNRKASVRSRRKSGQETGESSQQRRRKRFLKTRKKSCENREKTSSSPLREPRGTRSVGGTPVCLRRNLLGPRERIYKTSPLSNRSNSLIFGSMKKKSTLTIAESEKALLKADLEADMKYKQLIMEAESLLESMKNSLQSIPRDTPVASPRRVNPLANKRVEMLKNSEVDSKKQTLVPNSPPLEHELAAAINKRIEMLKFETSAASSPPNSPKPARCSPRKTHLTNFMNQNAPPELPPRKIKGNPPSAPLSPQLQLNGRSIQESPKTKRRTMMVTSTTTTTVISFNGSDSEMECIAVEDIGNHNYLPQPQSNTVDGKYGSNTKMQNPLHAELNINNNFYCPHSEPLKRKVYKGSSSFERIKKNFDFELDSNGRCKSNERSQIKLLASVSAKSSMQDVTVDEAKGHAIGGSNRKQQLILNTIVDLKRSLEHQSHQLSGFNGE; translated from the exons ATGTTTGGATCCAAGCTGCGCTCCTGGATGGAGACGCATATTGTGCGTCCGCGCAAGAAGGGCAGTAAACACAAGCAAGGAACTGTGGACGCAGGCATTTCTTGCGCGGGGAAGAAGGCGGGCACCTTACCAACACAGGGCAGCAATCTAACTAGCCCGGTCCTGACCAGTAGCGGAAGCCACAGCATCGCCAGTCCGGTGCGGAGGCGCGAGGTCTCCCCCATCCAGTGTCAC CCTCCCAGTCGACGATATGGCTGGCAATCCCCAGATGAAGATTCCTACGTCATAGCCTCGCCCAAGTCGGATAATTTGCTTTACGCTCCGCAATGCTATCAGCCGCATCAACCGCTCCAGCAGGCGTCGCACCACTTAAGCGTGCCCAATAGCAAGGAAACCTCCTATGCGGAGAAATCGCCCACCAGAGTAAACTGCTCTTCGTCCTCCATATCGTCGTTGTCCTGGTCAACGGGATCCAAGGAGCCCTCTTCTGGCAAACAAGCCACTTTTAGAGAGCAGCCCTTAAATGGGGAATACCACATCCCACctgaggaggaggtggagtaTGAGGAAGTTGGCGCTTTGCTGCTTCGGCCTGCACCCCCCATTGCAGAACAACAGCGCCCGCAGTCAGAAAACTTAAGTGCCGTGCGTCTAATCTACGAGGAAGAGCCAAGGCAAAGCAAGAATCATGTTCGTTACGGTCGCCTGCTTCCCTCTAAGCTAGCACCGGTTCAGCTTGGCGAGTCCCTGGATAATTTGACAGCTACACCGCCTATTCCACCCGCTTCACTTACCGGCTCGCGTATGCGAACTCCACGAGGAATTCAGCGCAATAATTTTATGTCGGGACCTCGGCCCCATAGCTTGCCCTCGCCAGAAAGCGCTTATTCCACGGGCTACTCCACAGATGGCACATCGCCCTGCGCCGCCAGCAACTATAATCCACCTGAGTACTACATTAACATGCGCTCGGGAACCCACTATTTCCCGAAGAGCGTCAACTCGCTGGCCGTCGAGGCCCAGCGTTACAAGTTCGGCCTAAACCGCATAGAGGAGATGTCGCCTATGGATCCGTTGCCCAAGAGCAACTTCGCAACTGCCACTCATGGCCTGGAGTCGTCGCCTAGTCCGCTAGCTCTGCGGCAGCAGTCAAAGCTCTTTGAGT CTCCCTCGCCGAGACAGCGCTGTCGCATAAGAACAAATCCCTGGTACAACACGGGAGAGCTCTTGCCTACCTCCTCAGGCCCCACACGCATGGATCTGGATGCGACCAGTACTACCTCCACGACCTCGTCGGGCATTAAGTCAAGCAATGAACTGGAAGTTCCGGTGGCCAAAACAATAGCAAACAAAGCAGGAAAGCCAGTCCCTTATGCAGCAACCCCCAACTGCAGAGCTACTCCTAGCCAGGCAGCCAAACAGGCTGATATGGACATTGTTGGGGGAGGGCCTGGTGTTGCACCTGGAGCGGGAGTCGTTTACGAGTCCGAGGGCTCCTCGACTTCGACTGAAGTGGAAAATATGCATGCCCCACATACTATTAAGCGGCGTCACTTGGAGCACGCCGAGACTACAACAACTTCAGCGCCCGTGGCAGCTGGTGGTGGAACTGGAGCTACCACCACATCCTTCGTTCTTAGTGACGACGAGGCCACCCTTAATGAAATGATTGGGAAGTTCGACGAGAGTTACATTTACGAAAAGGAAACTGATATATTAAG CAGTGATTCAGACCTTACTGACTGCTGCGCTTCGGAGCTAGACACTGGACAGGATGCGGGTGATGAGTGTGATACAGACGAGTTGTTGGACATTGACTTTATAGACACTTCATCCATGCAAGAGGTGGAACTGGACCGCAAGGATCTGTCACGAAATCTGGGCAACTGTCACTACTATTCTAATCACCCTATCAGTCCGATGCTCAATCGAAAGGCATCAGTCCGTTCCCGACGCAAGAGCGGCCAGGAGACAGGGGAAAGCTCTCAACAGCGCCGACGCAAGCGGTTCCTTAAAACACGTAAGAAGAGTTGTGAAAATCGCGAAAAGACCTCTTCGTCACCCCTTCGTGAGCCACGAGGCACCCGAAGTGTGGGTGGCACCCCCGTCTGTTTGCGCCGCAATCTACTGGGTCCAAGGGAGAG AATATACAAGACGTCTCCCCTGTCAAACCGCTCCAACTCGCTAATCTTTGGAAGCATGAAAAAAAAGTCCACACTCACCATCGCAGAAAGCGAAAAAGCACTTCTTAAAGCAGACTTGGAGGCTGATATGAAATACAAACAACTAATTATGGAAGCGGAGTCCTTGCTGGAATCGATGAAGAACAGCTTACAGAG CATTCCCAGAGACACGCCTGTCGCCAGCCCAAGACGAGTGAATCCCTTAGCTAACAAGCGCGTGGAAATGCTTAAAAACAGTGAAGTGGACTCAAAAAAACAGACTCTGGTTCCGAACTCTCCTCCGCTTGAGCATGAGTTAGCAGCAGCCATTAATAAGCGCATAGAGATGCTTAAGTTTGAGACATCGGCTGCTTCTTCGCCACCAAACAGTCCTAAGCCTGCCCGATGCAGTCCTCGCAAAACGCATCTGACCAACTTTATGAATCAAAATGCTCCACCAGAGTTGCCGCCACGCAAAATAAAAGGTAACCCTCCCTCTGCTCCACTCTCGCCACAACTTCAGCTAAATGGAAGGAGTATTCAGGAGAGTCCAAAGACCAAGCGACGCACGATGATGGTGACTTCAACGACCACGACAACGGTGATCAGCTTCAACGGCAGTGATTCTGAGATGGAGTGCATAGCTGTAGAGGATATTGGCAATCACAACTACTTGCCTCAGCCGCAATCGAATACGGTGGATGGAAAATATGGATCGAATACGAAAATGCAAAATCCATTGCATGCcgaattaaatattaataacaaCTTTTACTGCCCACACAGCGAGCCCTTAAAGCGCAAGGTATACAAGGGTAGCTCATCGTTTGAGCGCATAAAGAAAAACTTCGACTTCGAATTGG ATTCGAACGGACGGTGCAAGTCTAATGAGCGTTCGCAAATTAAGCTTTTGGCCTCCGTGTCGGCCAAGAGCTCTATGCAAGACGTGACCGTTGACGAGGCCAAGGGCCATGCAATAGGCGGTAGTAACCGCAAGCAGCAGCTCATACTGAATACCATTGTCGATTTAAAGCGCAGCTTGGAGCATCAAAGCCATCAACTGAGTGGATTTAATGGCGAATAG
- the LOC117135715 gene encoding uncharacterized protein LOC117135715 isoform X2, which produces MFGSKLRSWMETHIVRPRKKGSKHKQGTVDAGISCAGKKAGTLPTQGSNLTSPVLTSSGSHSIASPVRRREVSPIQCHPPSRRYGWQSPDEDSYVIASPKSDNLLYAPQCYQPHQPLQQASHHLSVPNSKETSYAEKSPTRVNCSSSSISSLSWSTGSKEPSSGKQATFREQPLNGEYHIPPEEEVEYEEVGALLLRPAPPIAEQQRPQSENLSAVRLIYEEEPRQSKNHVRYGRLLPSKLAPVQLGESLDNLTATPPIPPASLTGSRMRTPRGIQRNNFMSGPRPHSLPSPESAYSTGYSTDGTSPCAASNYNPPEYYINMRSGTHYFPKSVNSLAVEAQRYKFGLNRIEEMSPMDPLPKSNFATATHGLESSPSPLALRQQSKLFESPSPRQRCRIRTNPWYNTGELLPTSSGPTRMDLDATSTTSTTSSGIKSSNELEVPVAKTIANKAGKPVPYAATPNCRATPSQAAKQADMDIVGGGPGVAPGAGVVYESEGSSTSTEVENMHAPHTIKRRHLEHAETTTTSAPVAAGGGTGATTTSFVLSDDEATLNEMIGKFDESYIYEKETDILSDSDLTDCCASELDTGQDAGDECDTDELLDIDFIDTSSMQEVELDRKDLSRNLGNCHYYSNHPISPMLNRKASVRSRRKSGQETGESSQQRRRKRFLKTRKKSCENREKTSSSPLREPRGTRSVGGTPVCLRRNLLGPRERIYKTSPLSNRSNSLIFGSMKKKSTLTIAESEKALLKADLEADMKYKQLIMEAESLLESMKNSLQSIPRDTPVASPRRVNPLANKRVEMLKNSEVDSKKQTLVPNSPPLEHELAAAINKRIEMLKFETSAASSPPNSPKPARCSPRKTHLTNFMNQNAPPELPPRKIKGNPPSAPLSPQLQLNGRSIQESPKTKRRTMMVTSTTTTTVISFNGSDSEMECIAVEDIGNHNYLPQPQSNTVDGKYGSNTKMQNPLHAELNINNNFYCPHSEPLKRKVYKGSSSFERIKKNFDFELDSNGRCKSNERSQIKLLASVSAKSSMQDVTVDEAKGHAIGGSNRKQQLILNTIVDLKRSLEHQSHQLSGFNGE; this is translated from the exons ATGTTTGGATCCAAGCTGCGCTCCTGGATGGAGACGCATATTGTGCGTCCGCGCAAGAAGGGCAGTAAACACAAGCAAGGAACTGTGGACGCAGGCATTTCTTGCGCGGGGAAGAAGGCGGGCACCTTACCAACACAGGGCAGCAATCTAACTAGCCCGGTCCTGACCAGTAGCGGAAGCCACAGCATCGCCAGTCCGGTGCGGAGGCGCGAGGTCTCCCCCATCCAGTGTCAC CCTCCCAGTCGACGATATGGCTGGCAATCCCCAGATGAAGATTCCTACGTCATAGCCTCGCCCAAGTCGGATAATTTGCTTTACGCTCCGCAATGCTATCAGCCGCATCAACCGCTCCAGCAGGCGTCGCACCACTTAAGCGTGCCCAATAGCAAGGAAACCTCCTATGCGGAGAAATCGCCCACCAGAGTAAACTGCTCTTCGTCCTCCATATCGTCGTTGTCCTGGTCAACGGGATCCAAGGAGCCCTCTTCTGGCAAACAAGCCACTTTTAGAGAGCAGCCCTTAAATGGGGAATACCACATCCCACctgaggaggaggtggagtaTGAGGAAGTTGGCGCTTTGCTGCTTCGGCCTGCACCCCCCATTGCAGAACAACAGCGCCCGCAGTCAGAAAACTTAAGTGCCGTGCGTCTAATCTACGAGGAAGAGCCAAGGCAAAGCAAGAATCATGTTCGTTACGGTCGCCTGCTTCCCTCTAAGCTAGCACCGGTTCAGCTTGGCGAGTCCCTGGATAATTTGACAGCTACACCGCCTATTCCACCCGCTTCACTTACCGGCTCGCGTATGCGAACTCCACGAGGAATTCAGCGCAATAATTTTATGTCGGGACCTCGGCCCCATAGCTTGCCCTCGCCAGAAAGCGCTTATTCCACGGGCTACTCCACAGATGGCACATCGCCCTGCGCCGCCAGCAACTATAATCCACCTGAGTACTACATTAACATGCGCTCGGGAACCCACTATTTCCCGAAGAGCGTCAACTCGCTGGCCGTCGAGGCCCAGCGTTACAAGTTCGGCCTAAACCGCATAGAGGAGATGTCGCCTATGGATCCGTTGCCCAAGAGCAACTTCGCAACTGCCACTCATGGCCTGGAGTCGTCGCCTAGTCCGCTAGCTCTGCGGCAGCAGTCAAAGCTCTTTGAGT CTCCCTCGCCGAGACAGCGCTGTCGCATAAGAACAAATCCCTGGTACAACACGGGAGAGCTCTTGCCTACCTCCTCAGGCCCCACACGCATGGATCTGGATGCGACCAGTACTACCTCCACGACCTCGTCGGGCATTAAGTCAAGCAATGAACTGGAAGTTCCGGTGGCCAAAACAATAGCAAACAAAGCAGGAAAGCCAGTCCCTTATGCAGCAACCCCCAACTGCAGAGCTACTCCTAGCCAGGCAGCCAAACAGGCTGATATGGACATTGTTGGGGGAGGGCCTGGTGTTGCACCTGGAGCGGGAGTCGTTTACGAGTCCGAGGGCTCCTCGACTTCGACTGAAGTGGAAAATATGCATGCCCCACATACTATTAAGCGGCGTCACTTGGAGCACGCCGAGACTACAACAACTTCAGCGCCCGTGGCAGCTGGTGGTGGAACTGGAGCTACCACCACATCCTTCGTTCTTAGTGACGACGAGGCCACCCTTAATGAAATGATTGGGAAGTTCGACGAGAGTTACATTTACGAAAAGGAAACTGATATATTAAG TGATTCAGACCTTACTGACTGCTGCGCTTCGGAGCTAGACACTGGACAGGATGCGGGTGATGAGTGTGATACAGACGAGTTGTTGGACATTGACTTTATAGACACTTCATCCATGCAAGAGGTGGAACTGGACCGCAAGGATCTGTCACGAAATCTGGGCAACTGTCACTACTATTCTAATCACCCTATCAGTCCGATGCTCAATCGAAAGGCATCAGTCCGTTCCCGACGCAAGAGCGGCCAGGAGACAGGGGAAAGCTCTCAACAGCGCCGACGCAAGCGGTTCCTTAAAACACGTAAGAAGAGTTGTGAAAATCGCGAAAAGACCTCTTCGTCACCCCTTCGTGAGCCACGAGGCACCCGAAGTGTGGGTGGCACCCCCGTCTGTTTGCGCCGCAATCTACTGGGTCCAAGGGAGAG AATATACAAGACGTCTCCCCTGTCAAACCGCTCCAACTCGCTAATCTTTGGAAGCATGAAAAAAAAGTCCACACTCACCATCGCAGAAAGCGAAAAAGCACTTCTTAAAGCAGACTTGGAGGCTGATATGAAATACAAACAACTAATTATGGAAGCGGAGTCCTTGCTGGAATCGATGAAGAACAGCTTACAGAG CATTCCCAGAGACACGCCTGTCGCCAGCCCAAGACGAGTGAATCCCTTAGCTAACAAGCGCGTGGAAATGCTTAAAAACAGTGAAGTGGACTCAAAAAAACAGACTCTGGTTCCGAACTCTCCTCCGCTTGAGCATGAGTTAGCAGCAGCCATTAATAAGCGCATAGAGATGCTTAAGTTTGAGACATCGGCTGCTTCTTCGCCACCAAACAGTCCTAAGCCTGCCCGATGCAGTCCTCGCAAAACGCATCTGACCAACTTTATGAATCAAAATGCTCCACCAGAGTTGCCGCCACGCAAAATAAAAGGTAACCCTCCCTCTGCTCCACTCTCGCCACAACTTCAGCTAAATGGAAGGAGTATTCAGGAGAGTCCAAAGACCAAGCGACGCACGATGATGGTGACTTCAACGACCACGACAACGGTGATCAGCTTCAACGGCAGTGATTCTGAGATGGAGTGCATAGCTGTAGAGGATATTGGCAATCACAACTACTTGCCTCAGCCGCAATCGAATACGGTGGATGGAAAATATGGATCGAATACGAAAATGCAAAATCCATTGCATGCcgaattaaatattaataacaaCTTTTACTGCCCACACAGCGAGCCCTTAAAGCGCAAGGTATACAAGGGTAGCTCATCGTTTGAGCGCATAAAGAAAAACTTCGACTTCGAATTGG ATTCGAACGGACGGTGCAAGTCTAATGAGCGTTCGCAAATTAAGCTTTTGGCCTCCGTGTCGGCCAAGAGCTCTATGCAAGACGTGACCGTTGACGAGGCCAAGGGCCATGCAATAGGCGGTAGTAACCGCAAGCAGCAGCTCATACTGAATACCATTGTCGATTTAAAGCGCAGCTTGGAGCATCAAAGCCATCAACTGAGTGGATTTAATGGCGAATAG